A single Tenacibaculum sp. Bg11-29 DNA region contains:
- a CDS encoding head maturation protease, ClpP-related, with protein MTIYTKPFYNISLNDESKEATIYIYGVIGGFDYENWRPINTANNFIEEFKAVEAKADIIHTRINSPGGNIWDGLPIYNTLKNSKKTVYTYVDGIAYSMASLIAMAGDKVYGYKNSMLMFHNGGTYAFGNAQDLRNEAETLDRYDDSLASILEEKLNISVEAVKEKYLNFKDNYFVGDKAKEIGFFDEIITATDTDNTNNIPENVTNMSSKDLFLHYQNIVIPTENKTPKNTPIKMSKTKILVPAIQNVLGYEEGFGSNENGVFLQETELNKVEDALTNAATNVSNLETQVSDAAAITNDASTSINSALDNAEIKYTDKNTLTEKINLLNEQRNEYAAKTAGATTVVKADKDPVVNEEPKVVYAHNQEAIQILNS; from the coding sequence ATGACTATATACACGAAACCTTTCTACAATATATCGTTAAATGACGAAAGCAAAGAAGCTACTATTTACATTTATGGTGTAATTGGTGGCTTTGATTATGAGAATTGGCGACCTATAAATACAGCAAACAATTTCATTGAGGAATTTAAAGCTGTTGAAGCAAAGGCTGATATTATACACACTCGTATTAATTCACCAGGAGGAAATATCTGGGATGGATTACCAATTTACAATACGCTTAAAAACTCTAAGAAAACCGTTTATACTTATGTTGACGGTATCGCCTACTCAATGGCTTCTTTAATCGCTATGGCGGGTGATAAGGTTTATGGCTACAAAAACAGTATGCTAATGTTCCATAATGGCGGTACGTATGCATTTGGAAACGCCCAAGACTTACGTAATGAGGCTGAAACATTAGATCGTTATGATGATTCTTTAGCGTCAATTTTAGAAGAAAAATTAAATATTTCGGTTGAAGCAGTAAAAGAAAAGTACTTAAACTTTAAGGACAATTATTTTGTGGGTGATAAAGCTAAAGAAATTGGTTTTTTCGATGAAATAATTACTGCTACAGATACCGATAACACAAATAACATACCTGAAAATGTTACAAATATGAGTTCTAAAGACTTGTTTTTGCATTATCAAAATATTGTTATTCCAACAGAAAATAAGACCCCAAAAAACACACCAATTAAAATGAGTAAAACAAAAATTTTAGTACCTGCAATTCAAAATGTATTAGGGTATGAAGAAGGATTCGGAAGTAATGAAAACGGTGTTTTCTTACAAGAAACAGAATTAAACAAAGTAGAAGATGCGTTAACCAATGCAGCTACTAACGTTTCTAATTTAGAAACACAAGTAAGCGATGCTGCAGCGATTACAAATGATGCAAGTACATCAATTAATAGTGCTTTAGATAATGCAGAAATTAAATACACGGATAAAAACACATTAACAGAAAAAATTAACCTGTTAAATGAGCAACGTAATGAATATGCGGCTAAAACTGCAGGAGCAACAACAGTTGTTAAAGCGGATAAAGACCCAGTTGTTAATGAGGAACCAAAGGTTGTATACGCACATAATCAAGAAGCAATTCAAATATTAAATTCTTAA
- a CDS encoding DNA methyltransferase codes for MSKNFANAPLPFQGQKRGFIKQFKEVLKTYPKDAIYVDLFGGSGLLSHTVKKENPKAKVIYNDYDNFKQRLNAIPMTNKLLCDLRVLVEGVLRDQIIPEDIKAKILAVVAKADKAGFVDYISLSSNLLFSMVYVDSLEALKKPKFYNNVRKSNYDATGYLQDVEFVKYDYKELFNNFQQVKNVVFLVDPPYLSTDCSTYNNYWKLADYLDVLKVLKDTNYIYFTSNKSSVIELCEWIETNTGGKNPFNKAKVVYRNNVATYKSSYTDIMLHKRYKTTTT; via the coding sequence ATGAGTAAAAATTTTGCGAATGCGCCTTTACCGTTTCAAGGTCAAAAACGGGGTTTTATTAAACAGTTCAAAGAAGTATTAAAAACGTACCCAAAGGATGCAATCTATGTAGATTTATTTGGAGGTAGTGGTTTGTTAAGTCATACAGTTAAGAAAGAAAATCCAAAAGCTAAAGTTATTTATAATGATTATGATAATTTTAAACAGCGTTTAAATGCTATTCCAATGACTAATAAACTTTTATGTGATTTAAGAGTTTTAGTAGAAGGGGTGTTGAGGGACCAAATAATACCAGAAGATATAAAAGCAAAGATATTAGCAGTAGTTGCTAAAGCTGATAAAGCTGGGTTTGTAGATTACATATCCTTATCTTCAAACCTGCTCTTTAGTATGGTTTACGTTGATTCGTTAGAGGCTCTTAAAAAACCGAAGTTTTACAATAATGTAAGAAAATCAAACTATGATGCAACAGGCTATTTACAAGATGTTGAATTTGTAAAGTATGACTATAAAGAGTTGTTTAATAATTTTCAGCAGGTTAAAAATGTTGTCTTTTTAGTCGATCCACCATATTTATCAACGGATTGCTCTACTTATAATAATTATTGGAAGCTTGCTGATTATTTAGATGTATTAAAAGTATTGAAAGACACAAATTATATTTATTTTACATCAAACAAATCTAGTGTTATAGAGCTTTGTGAGTGGATTGAAACGAATACGGGAGGGAAAAATCCTTTTAATAAAGCTAAGGTTGTTTATAGAAATAATGTTGCAACTTATAAAAGCAGTTATACAGATATTATGCTTCATAAGCGTTATAAAACTACTACAACCTAA
- a CDS encoding DUF6712 family protein, with protein MIAKTTADIKRFAEVNSGFHFDKIKPFLKRAVKDHLYKYISKQQYQTLLNYKDSDTIILEAVDLALEVEVNLSMYSFLNVAAMQVTSAGVHVVAPKQQQSAAKTDIRDALRLYKRTGLTALDDLLMLLEDNEDKFTAWKNSKAFTRQKKLLINSTADFQKTYNIFNSTQTFLSLVPDLYRCEKKYINPSVTDAVLSQLKTKDTTSFSEEEKQVFTAVYEGVQDAIVLFTVSNTLGSGMYFQEASGFQLRFDVLDYERNFSGAKKLDTYILKQKEDTAHDAKQFLNEALELIKLNPTVFPSYKNSRERKKPKFISKGGIIGI; from the coding sequence ATGATAGCAAAAACAACAGCAGATATAAAAAGGTTTGCAGAAGTTAATAGTGGTTTTCATTTTGATAAAATCAAGCCGTTTTTAAAGCGAGCAGTAAAAGATCACTTGTATAAATACATCTCTAAACAGCAATATCAAACGCTTTTAAACTATAAAGATTCGGATACAATTATACTTGAAGCTGTTGATTTAGCTTTAGAGGTAGAAGTTAATTTATCAATGTATAGTTTCTTAAATGTAGCAGCTATGCAGGTAACTTCTGCAGGTGTTCATGTCGTTGCACCAAAACAACAACAAAGTGCTGCAAAAACGGATATTCGGGATGCATTGCGCTTGTATAAAAGAACAGGTTTAACCGCCTTGGATGATTTATTAATGTTATTGGAAGATAACGAGGATAAATTTACAGCTTGGAAAAACTCAAAAGCGTTTACTAGGCAAAAAAAACTATTGATAAATAGCACCGCTGATTTTCAGAAAACCTATAATATTTTTAATAGCACACAAACCTTTTTATCATTAGTACCGGACTTGTATCGTTGTGAGAAAAAATATATAAACCCCTCAGTAACGGATGCCGTTTTAAGCCAATTAAAAACAAAAGACACCACCTCATTTTCGGAAGAAGAAAAACAAGTATTTACAGCAGTTTACGAAGGTGTACAAGATGCGATAGTACTTTTTACCGTATCGAATACTTTAGGAAGTGGGATGTATTTTCAAGAAGCTTCTGGTTTTCAACTTCGTTTTGATGTACTTGATTATGAAAGGAATTTTTCGGGAGCTAAAAAATTAGATACTTATATCTTAAAGCAAAAAGAGGATACAGCACATGATGCAAAACAGTTTCTAAATGAAGCATTAGAACTTATAAAATTAAACCCAACAGTTTTTCCTTCCTATAAAAATTCAAGAGAAAGGAAGAAACCTAAATTCATTTCGAAAGGTGGAATTATAGGGATTTAA